A genomic region of Haliaeetus albicilla chromosome 8, bHalAlb1.1, whole genome shotgun sequence contains the following coding sequences:
- the RNPC3 gene encoding RNA-binding region-containing protein 3 — MAAPGCEEARAAAVGLGAGPPHPGVPPHPGVARRRGRTLLVRHLPAELTAAEKEDLLKHFGAVSVRVLSDHGRLKHTAFATFPSENAAVKALSRLHQLKLLGHTLVVEFAKEQDSVQVLSQPSVSEKCKSSEEPVKEEEKNEPGCVKIENGIAPNHGLTFPINSCLKYLYPPPSSTILANIANALASVPKFYVQVLHLMNKMNLPPPFGPITARPPMYEEYLPVPVPPPPVPPLPPEEPPLPEEEEQLSTGDESEYESDNEEEKERMTKLMELATLQPKRPINTKRHGVRKKQRIKDLLNVPMCTPHSNLHPTLSPSDVFEQPHHVGHKKIEFHITTDIPAVLQINSEKDEKNDLYAATEEINNTGFGRIFPAPSSNDKMETEEEDDEIPSEFISRKDLEKNRLSREEMEKFSVFKNYEPGDPNCRIYVKNLAKQVQEKDLKFIFGRYVDFQSEVERNMFDIRLMKEGRMKGQAFIGLPNEKAAAKALKEANGYVLFEKPMVVQFARSARPKQDANEGKRKK; from the exons ATGGCGGCGCCGGGCTGCGAGGAGGCGCGGGCGGCCGCCGTGGGGCTGGGTGCCGGCCCGCCTCACCCCGGCGTCCCGCCTCACCCCGGCgtggcgcggcggcggggccggacGCTCTTGGTGCGGCACCTGCCCGCCGAGCTGACGGCGGCGGAGAAGGAGGATCTGCTGAAGCACTTCGGGGCGGTGTCTGTGCGCGTCCTGTCGGACCACGGGCGGCTG aaaCATACTGCTTTTGCTACCTTTCCCAGTGAAAATGCAGCTGTGAAG GCTTTGTCAAGACTGCATCAGCTGAAACTTTTAGGTCACACCTTAGTAGTTGAATTTGCAAAGGAGCAAGATAGCGTGCAGGTACTTAGCCAGCCTTCTGTCTCAGAGAAGTGTAAAAG ttcaGAAGAACCAGtgaaagaagaagagaagaacGAACCAGGCTGTGTTAAAATAGAGAATGGAATTGCACCCAACCATGG CCTCACCTTTCCCATCAATTCTTGCCTCAAATATTTGTATCCACCGCCTTCAAGTACAATTCTAGCAAATATAGCAAATGCCTTGGCAAGCGTGCCCAAATTTTATGTCCAG GTACTTCATCTTATGAATAAAATGAATCTTCCTCCACCTTTTGGGCCAATTACTGCTCGCCCTCCCAtg TATGAAGAGTATTTACCAGTGCCTGTGCCACCTCCCCCAGTCCCACCTCTGCCTCCTGAAGAGCCTCCTTTGCCTGAAGAGGAAGAGCAACTATCTACTGGAGATGAATCAGAATATGAAAGTGAtaatgaggaggaaaaagagag aaTGACCAAGTTGATGGAATTAGCAACCCTTCAGCCTAAAAGACCAATAAACACAAAGAGGCATGGTgttagaaaaaagcaaagaattaaagACTTACTGAATGTTCCCATGTGCACTCCTCACAG taattTGCACCCTACACTGTCACCTTCAGATGTCTTTGAGCAGCCACACCATGTAGGTCATAAAAAAATTGAGTTCCATATTACTACTGACATACCAGCTGTTCTTCAGATAAActctgaaaaagatgaaaaaaatg ACCTTTATGCAGCCACAGAAGAAATCAATAATACAGGCTTTGGAAGGATTTTCCCAGCTCCTAGCTCAAATGATAAAATGGAAActgaagaggaagatgatgaaataccatcagaatttatttctagaaaggatttagaaaaaaacagactgTCTAGAGAAG aaatggaaaaattttctgttttcaaaaactATGAGCCAGGTGATCCAAATTGCAGGATATATGTGAAGAATTTAGCTAAACAAGTTCAAGAAAAG GATCTCAAGTTCATTTTTGGAAGATACGTTGACTTCCAGTCAGAAGTGGAACGAAATAT GTTTGATATACGTTTGATGAAAGAAGGCCGTATGAAGGGACAGGCTTTCATTGGACTTCCTaatgaaaaagcagctgctaaagctttaaaagaagcaaatgGATATGTCTTATTTGAAAAACCCATGGTGGTT CAATTTGCTCGTTCAGCTAGACCAAAACAGGATGCCaatgaagggaagagaaaaaagtaa